In Flavobacterium sp. CS20, a single window of DNA contains:
- a CDS encoding GEVED domain-containing protein, protein MTNNENETVFSYGFIDWNDDGDFIADTDEKSQLLTIPANSGFATYPLTFNVPSNFNSTIENKFLRLRLSTDELSAGTAFGNAPNGEVEDYLIVVNEEGCSVLEDDISDPEPLSVCINTFDGDLSDETATFDLSQKIDEITQSNNDLDVLFFESQSDIDNNNPISPIDSYVNTSNPQTLEVKVTSQITGCEAFTNLSLTINNLPQLPSQLEDLQNCESSSNGTSIFNLDIVGSDVLTNNPNFDATFYESQSDAVAGASAITNSASYTNLSNPQTIWTRVENQDNPDCFEVASFDLIVIQQPQIIQTIALEECGDFTLTQTFDLTENNVSSLGISNPAETQLTYHNTQAEADIGDNPIPDPANYQPANNQETIFIRAENINSSDCFSTDSFTIEIFDVEILQPDDLGLCDDGSGTGTATFNLTENNFVVLGPNQDTTTHSVSYHETQADANGGSNPIPDPTAYPNTSNPQTIWVRVQNIGDPTNCFEIASFEISVTDSAPVNLTPPNIVECDDDNDGFFNNFDLSSQDDVISLANPDVQVSYHLTQSDAENNVGALSSPYSNVVESVQTIYFRTEDINNSCSLVSSFELQVVDSPILTPIEDPLSVCDDNTDGFLFFDLTQIEPEVLGSLDPTNLDITYHLNETDAETDQNEIAQPTNYQNTSSPQTIWVRVTDTSNAQNCYNIEPFDIEVLPLPEIINPEPLAVCDDETGGDLSDEIATFDLNDKIDEITQGNNELNVEFFETPTDLANNNPITPIDSYVNLINPQTIEVKVTSQTTSCEDFTTLTLVVNPVPSLAPTLEPLEVCDPDNDGFAEFDLDAAIADILNNEPEVTITFHLTQADADLGVNPIDTTQPFGTNNPNQQTLYVRAENTGPNGDDGTGCYDTRPLDLIVIPSPEIQNLEDLTRCDDETANGFASFDLTQNTPEALGNQDPTNIQITYHETQQDAEDGINAIAVPSNYTNITNPQIIYVRIENTATGCVDLFDFTDDTNNSFTLTVEPLPAITAPSVLEVCDDDANQNPFPQISFDLTVKEAEIVGQTVVPANLQFTYYESQADLDNDNPITDPTDYTNTSQPQSIFIKVVDTATENQCFDTVIMTISVLPLPSPSETDPDALRLEACDDNNDGVAAEPFDLTQSGNLIAGSENVSISYYLNESGAENEDAET, encoded by the coding sequence GTGACTAATAATGAGAATGAAACAGTTTTTAGCTATGGTTTTATAGACTGGAATGATGATGGAGATTTTATTGCAGATACAGATGAAAAATCCCAATTATTAACTATACCTGCTAATTCCGGATTTGCAACTTATCCTTTAACATTTAATGTCCCATCTAATTTTAACTCAACAATTGAAAATAAATTTTTAAGATTAAGATTGAGTACTGATGAATTATCGGCTGGTACAGCTTTTGGGAATGCACCTAATGGTGAAGTTGAAGACTATTTGATTGTTGTTAATGAAGAAGGTTGCTCAGTTTTAGAAGATGATATATCAGACCCTGAACCACTTAGTGTATGTATTAATACTTTTGATGGTGATTTAAGCGATGAAACCGCCACATTCGATTTAAGTCAAAAAATAGATGAAATCACTCAATCTAATAATGATTTAGATGTTTTATTTTTTGAAAGCCAGTCAGATATTGATAATAACAATCCTATTTCACCAATTGATAGTTATGTCAATACATCAAACCCTCAAACATTAGAAGTTAAAGTGACTAGTCAAATTACAGGTTGCGAAGCATTTACTAATTTATCACTCACAATCAATAATTTACCCCAATTACCTAGCCAACTTGAGGATCTACAAAATTGTGAATCGTCTAGTAACGGAACTTCAATATTTAACTTAGATATAGTTGGTTCAGATGTGTTAACAAATAATCCCAATTTTGACGCTACTTTTTATGAGTCTCAATCTGATGCTGTAGCTGGAGCAAGTGCAATAACTAATTCAGCAAGCTATACTAATTTGTCTAACCCTCAAACCATTTGGACACGTGTAGAAAATCAAGATAATCCAGATTGCTTTGAAGTTGCTAGTTTTGACTTAATAGTAATTCAACAACCTCAAATTATTCAGACCATTGCTTTAGAAGAATGCGGCGATTTCACCCTAACCCAAACTTTTGATTTAACCGAAAACAATGTGAGTAGTTTAGGCATATCAAACCCAGCAGAAACCCAACTCACCTATCACAACACCCAAGCCGAAGCCGATATAGGAGACAATCCCATACCAGATCCTGCCAACTACCAACCTGCAAACAATCAAGAAACGATATTTATCAGAGCCGAAAACATCAACAGCTCAGATTGTTTTTCTACCGACAGTTTTACCATTGAAATCTTTGATGTAGAGATATTACAACCCGACGATTTAGGTTTATGCGACGACGGTAGTGGCACAGGTACAGCCACTTTCAACCTCACAGAAAACAATTTTGTGGTACTAGGACCTAACCAAGACACCACGACGCATTCTGTGAGTTACCACGAAACCCAAGCCGACGCCAATGGCGGGTCAAACCCCATTCCAGATCCCACGGCTTACCCTAACACCAGCAACCCACAGACCATATGGGTTAGAGTGCAGAACATTGGCGATCCAACAAACTGTTTTGAAATAGCGAGTTTTGAGATATCGGTAACCGATTCTGCCCCAGTGAACCTAACCCCACCAAACATCGTAGAATGCGACGATGACAACGACGGCTTTTTCAACAACTTTGATTTAAGCAGTCAAGACGATGTGATAAGTTTAGCCAACCCTGATGTTCAAGTCAGTTATCATTTAACCCAATCAGATGCTGAAAATAACGTTGGAGCCTTGAGTTCGCCTTATTCTAATGTGGTAGAAAGTGTTCAAACAATCTATTTTAGAACCGAAGACATCAACAACAGTTGTAGCTTGGTCAGCAGTTTTGAGTTGCAAGTAGTCGATAGTCCAATACTGACACCAATAGAAGATCCTCTATCGGTATGCGATGACAATACAGACGGCTTTTTATTTTTTGATTTAACACAAATAGAGCCCGAAGTCTTAGGCAGTTTAGACCCAACAAACTTAGACATCACATACCACTTGAATGAAACTGATGCCGAGACTGATCAAAATGAAATAGCCCAACCGACGAACTATCAAAACACGAGTAGTCCACAAACCATTTGGGTACGGGTAACCGACACGAGCAATGCCCAAAATTGCTATAATATCGAGCCTTTTGATATAGAAGTCCTGCCATTACCAGAGATTATCAACCCCGAACCCTTAGCCGTTTGTGATGATGAAACAGGCGGAGATTTAAGCGATGAAATCGCCACCTTTGATTTGAATGATAAGATAGATGAAATCACCCAAGGCAATAATGAGCTAAACGTAGAGTTTTTTGAAACCCCAACTGATTTAGCCAATAACAACCCGATAACACCAATAGACAGTTATGTCAACCTTATAAATCCCCAAACGATAGAGGTGAAGGTAACCAGTCAGACAACAAGTTGCGAAGACTTTACCACTTTAACTTTGGTGGTTAATCCTGTGCCGAGTTTAGCTCCAACTTTAGAACCTTTAGAGGTTTGTGACCCCGACAATGACGGCTTTGCAGAATTTGATTTAGATGCCGCTATTGCAGATATTCTAAACAATGAACCTGAGGTAACAATTACTTTTCACTTGACCCAAGCCGATGCCGACTTAGGAGTCAATCCGATAGACACCACACAGCCTTTTGGAACAAACAACCCCAACCAACAAACCCTTTATGTCAGAGCGGAAAACACAGGACCAAACGGCGATGATGGTACAGGTTGTTATGATACACGTCCATTAGATTTGATTGTAATCCCCAGTCCAGAAATACAAAACTTAGAAGACTTAACACGCTGTGATGATGAGACTGCAAATGGCTTTGCGAGTTTTGATTTAACCCAAAACACTCCAGAAGCTCTCGGCAATCAAGACCCGACAAACATACAAATCACCTATCACGAGACCCAACAAGACGCCGAGGATGGCATCAATGCCATAGCCGTACCGAGTAATTACACCAATATCACCAACCCACAGATTATATATGTGCGTATAGAAAACACAGCAACCGGCTGTGTTGACTTATTTGACTTTACAGATGATACCAATAATAGTTTTACACTAACGGTAGAACCATTACCAGCCATTACCGCACCAAGTGTGTTAGAAGTTTGTGATGATGATGCTAATCAAAATCCATTTCCACAGATTAGTTTTGATTTAACGGTCAAAGAGGCAGAGATAGTCGGACAAACGGTAGTTCCAGCCAACTTACAATTCACCTATTATGAAAGTCAAGCCGATTTAGACAATGACAACCCGATAACTGATCCGACGGACTATACCAACACGAGTCAACCGCAAAGTATTTTCATCAAAGTCGTTGATACAGCTACAGAAAATCAATGCTTTGATACGGTAATTATGACCATCAGCGTGTTGCCATTGCCAAGTCCAAGTGAGACCGACCCCGATGCTCTGAGATTAGAAGCCTGCGATGATAACAATGATGGTGTAGCCGCAGAACCATTTGATTTAACCCAAAGCGGAAACCTGATAGCTGGATCAGAAAATGTCAGTATCAGTTATTATCTCAACGAAAGTGGTGCAGAAAATGAAGATGCAGAGACCTAA
- a CDS encoding DUF177 domain-containing protein codes for MLNLEDYAIHFVGLKEGKHQFEYKINNTFFEEFDYQEFSKSDIQVEVTLIKKNTHLEFDFHIKGKVEVECDLTLEHFDLPIENSLYLVVKFGDEYKEVDEELLFIPHGQYDFQIEQFIYECVALSIPQKKIHPGVEDGTLDSEILEKLNHHSIDREKDLKNNETDPRWDKLKKLLKD; via the coding sequence ATGTTGAATCTTGAAGATTATGCCATTCATTTTGTAGGGCTTAAAGAAGGTAAACATCAATTTGAATATAAGATAAATAACACGTTCTTTGAAGAGTTTGATTACCAAGAATTTTCAAAGTCAGATATTCAAGTTGAGGTTACTTTGATTAAGAAAAATACACATCTTGAATTTGACTTTCATATTAAAGGTAAAGTTGAAGTAGAATGTGATTTGACTTTAGAACATTTTGATTTACCCATTGAAAACAGCTTATATTTAGTTGTAAAATTTGGAGACGAATATAAAGAAGTTGACGAGGAATTATTATTTATTCCACACGGACAATATGATTTTCAGATTGAACAATTTATATATGAATGTGTAGCTTTGTCAATACCTCAAAAAAAAATACACCCTGGAGTAGAAGATGGTACTTTAGATTCTGAGATTCTTGAAAAATTAAATCATCATAGCATAGATAGAGAAAAAGATTTAAAAAATAACGAAACAGACCCACGTTGGGATAAACTAAAAAAATTACTAAAAGATTGA
- a CDS encoding FG-GAP-like repeat-containing protein, protein MKIYSYIYLIILVLFTSLSLHAQNDDEDCNIGLDIHIANDVSGSVDAEEFEQSKNFIGELGLSFSNSLGLEDTETRISISSWSGVGEYEDYDFPIAGPNFTTEVSDIVNYTSSPKPFSGSTDLSGALISAFNSIIENPIPGRNVPKVIIILTDASCGQISPNIVNTATQIKNQGVTIILLAVDASATCDILTGTNVASPNGYFSADSYAELQNNAISLIQSITQVGCEADPPDLSNAFDLTINLTNYELTNCNPGPPIGVVDFTITNNDFLNDFSDILKISFYDGDPTLPGTQFLFTENLGTQNIPSNGGTFTASISNQIFLSATELYAVVNFDGSIPGNQVPLLFSNLPNQVEIDTEEEVANNISNPINRIDEGDCSEFAYIDVQVTNLGVGCDSQVFYTVEVCNIGTGNAIMGVSDINHIPPDGFNLVSISTIGDSPFIIDNAIGPEQIVSENENTDLRDIYAADIDGDGDMDVLSANITDEKLAWYANDGTGNFGAQQPIASNIGTGRIILVADIDNDGDIDVISGGDFPNEISWFENDGAGNFISQQIISSALNLPEDIRTADVDGDGDLDVLVAFFDDDTVAWYENDGAGNFGSQQIISSNADGAMSLAVGDIDTDGDLDVVSISSEDDKIAWYANDGTGNFGAEQFITVSQSTDEEVYIADINGNSLMDIVATGANQITWLENDGNGNFNPEVVISNAVSSAQSIFPADYDNDGDIDILSSSGTFTAQSKISWFENDGNGNFGAGQFITESINNPQSVFLADFDGDGDLDVLSFSTSEDKIIWYENLVVTKLPAQTCFTQQLVYDISDMPPGDYDYSVGITAIADDGIAPFVVITPNTDFTVGNQTGLDGYDGTANTSDDLSFNGSSSDCVPGEQVVVDVSLTGDGSCPGDFSEATITINNQSGLTFNNTILTLDLSGTGSLFNGEPYNLTNGLALAEPNIFDPAYPNVANALSQQSGANSIAIFNLAGGISTFNVDIMLGTGVTTLSAEVSQIPNTVNNTGNAIGFDNVTAGQIPIITGNCPTNVTINDTNIVLNFSVSNAITINWTSGSGGNFTNPSTASTSYIINDVDKANGLVNLLLEAESSSGCAEFFNCQVNITGGIFDYGDAPISYDLNENSLLLPLEHLLTLMCTLDRFYQVMNSLINPQQTLLVTVMKRMLFLCFYTHLLQLVELLQLMLV, encoded by the coding sequence ATGAAAATTTATAGTTACATATATCTAATAATACTTGTTTTATTTACAAGTTTAAGTTTGCATGCACAAAACGATGATGAAGATTGTAATATAGGTCTTGATATCCATATTGCCAACGACGTATCAGGTTCAGTAGATGCTGAAGAATTTGAACAATCAAAAAATTTCATAGGTGAATTGGGGTTGTCGTTTTCTAATTCTTTAGGGTTAGAAGATACAGAGACACGTATTTCAATAAGTAGTTGGTCAGGTGTTGGTGAATATGAAGATTATGATTTTCCTATAGCTGGTCCAAATTTTACCACAGAAGTTTCAGATATTGTAAATTATACAAGTTCTCCTAAACCTTTTTCTGGTTCAACAGATCTTAGTGGTGCTCTTATCAGTGCATTTAATTCAATAATTGAAAACCCAATTCCTGGTAGAAATGTGCCAAAAGTTATTATAATACTAACAGATGCATCTTGTGGTCAGATATCACCTAATATTGTTAACACTGCAACGCAAATTAAAAATCAAGGTGTTACCATCATTCTGCTTGCCGTTGATGCTTCTGCAACTTGTGACATATTGACGGGCACTAATGTAGCTTCACCAAATGGCTATTTTAGTGCAGATAGTTATGCAGAATTACAAAATAATGCTATTAGTCTTATACAGAGTATTACTCAAGTAGGTTGTGAAGCCGATCCACCAGATTTGTCAAATGCATTTGATTTAACTATAAATCTGACAAATTATGAGCTAACTAATTGTAATCCTGGACCACCAATTGGTGTTGTAGATTTTACAATTACTAATAATGATTTTCTAAATGACTTTAGCGATATTCTAAAAATATCTTTTTATGATGGTGACCCAACCTTACCTGGTACTCAATTTTTATTTACAGAAAATTTAGGCACACAAAATATACCTTCAAATGGCGGGACATTTACCGCATCTATAAGCAATCAAATATTTCTTAGTGCAACTGAACTATATGCAGTAGTTAATTTTGATGGTAGTATCCCTGGAAATCAAGTTCCTTTACTATTTTCTAATTTGCCTAATCAGGTTGAAATTGATACTGAAGAAGAGGTAGCAAACAATATTTCGAACCCTATAAATAGAATAGATGAAGGAGATTGTTCAGAATTTGCTTATATTGATGTTCAGGTTACTAATCTTGGTGTGGGATGCGATAGTCAAGTATTTTATACTGTAGAAGTATGTAATATAGGAACAGGCAATGCTATAATGGGTGTGTCTGATATCAATCATATACCACCTGACGGTTTTAATTTAGTAAGCATTTCTACAATAGGAGACAGCCCCTTTATAATAGATAATGCTATTGGTCCAGAACAGATAGTTTCCGAAAATGAAAATACAGATTTAAGAGATATCTATGCCGCTGATATCGACGGTGACGGTGATATGGATGTGTTATCAGCAAATATCACTGATGAAAAATTAGCTTGGTATGCCAATGACGGTACTGGTAATTTTGGAGCACAACAGCCTATTGCTTCTAATATTGGCACAGGTAGAATTATACTTGTAGCCGATATTGATAACGACGGTGATATTGATGTCATTTCTGGTGGTGATTTCCCCAATGAAATATCGTGGTTTGAAAATGATGGAGCAGGAAATTTTATTTCACAGCAGATAATTTCTTCAGCATTAAATTTACCTGAAGATATTAGAACTGCTGATGTTGATGGCGACGGTGATTTGGATGTGCTGGTCGCATTTTTTGATGACGATACAGTGGCTTGGTATGAAAATGATGGTGCAGGTAATTTTGGTTCGCAACAAATTATTTCATCCAATGCAGATGGTGCCATGTCTTTAGCAGTTGGTGATATTGACACAGACGGAGACTTAGATGTTGTATCTATATCTTCAGAAGATGATAAAATTGCTTGGTATGCCAATGACGGTACAGGAAATTTTGGTGCAGAGCAATTCATTACAGTCTCTCAATCTACTGATGAAGAAGTTTACATTGCAGACATAAATGGCAACTCATTGATGGATATTGTAGCAACTGGAGCTAATCAAATCACTTGGTTAGAAAACGACGGTAATGGTAATTTTAACCCTGAGGTTGTTATCAGCAACGCCGTTAGTTCTGCTCAATCAATTTTTCCCGCAGATTATGATAATGATGGTGATATAGATATTTTATCTTCTTCTGGCACATTTACTGCTCAGTCTAAAATTAGTTGGTTTGAAAATGATGGTAATGGTAATTTTGGTGCTGGACAATTTATAACTGAATCAATTAATAACCCACAATCTGTATTTCTTGCAGACTTTGACGGAGATGGTGATTTAGATGTGCTTTCTTTTTCAACTTCTGAAGATAAAATTATCTGGTATGAAAATTTAGTCGTGACTAAACTTCCTGCTCAAACTTGTTTTACTCAGCAATTAGTCTATGATATTAGTGATATGCCACCTGGTGATTATGATTATAGTGTTGGAATAACAGCTATAGCTGATGATGGAATCGCTCCTTTTGTTGTAATTACCCCAAACACAGATTTTACTGTTGGAAATCAAACTGGCTTAGACGGGTATGATGGTACAGCTAATACTTCAGATGATCTTTCTTTTAATGGGAGCAGTTCAGATTGTGTACCTGGTGAACAGGTTGTTGTAGATGTTTCATTGACTGGGGATGGAAGCTGTCCTGGAGATTTTAGCGAAGCTACTATAACAATCAATAACCAAAGCGGTTTGACCTTTAATAATACAATTTTAACTTTAGATCTTTCAGGAACAGGTTCTTTATTTAATGGTGAACCCTACAATTTAACCAATGGGCTAGCACTGGCAGAACCTAATATTTTTGATCCTGCTTATCCTAATGTTGCTAACGCATTATCTCAACAATCAGGGGCTAATTCTATTGCTATTTTTAACTTAGCTGGTGGTATTTCAACATTTAATGTTGATATTATGTTAGGAACTGGTGTAACTACCTTATCTGCAGAAGTATCTCAAATACCAAATACTGTAAATAATACGGGCAACGCCATTGGTTTTGACAATGTTACCGCAGGTCAAATCCCTATTATAACTGGAAATTGTCCCACTAATGTTACTATTAATGATACCAATATTGTATTAAATTTTTCAGTGTCTAATGCGATAACTATAAATTGGACTTCTGGCTCTGGAGGAAACTTTACTAATCCTTCAACCGCATCAACATCCTATATCATCAATGATGTAGATAAAGCAAATGGATTAGTAAACTTATTACTCGAAGCTGAGTCTTCAAGCGGATGTGCTGAATTTTTCAATTGTCAAGTTAATATTACTGGAGGAATCTTTGACTATGGTGATGCTCCAATTTCTTATGATCTTAACGAAAACAGCCTCCTGTTGCCGCTGGAGCACTTATTAACCCTGATGTGTACTTTGGATCGATTCTACCAAGTGATGAACTCACTAATCAACCCACAGCAGACGCTACTGGTGACGGTGATGAAGAGGATGCTATTTCTTTGTTTTTATACACATCTCCTACAGCTGGTGGAACTTTTACAGTTGATGTTGGTGTGA
- a CDS encoding riboflavin synthase: MFTGIIEEIGQVINIEKEDTNIHFDIKANLATELKIDQSVSHNGVCLTVVSVDASKNAYRVTAIDETLNKTNLGTLKEGGYLNLERGMKLNSRLDGHIVQGHIDQVATCIEADEQNGSWIYRFEYDIEQKNLTIEKGSITINGVSLTVVDSDINTFSVAIIPYTYEHTTFKYIEKGDTVNLEFDVIGKYVKKLVLLK; encoded by the coding sequence ATGTTTACAGGAATCATAGAAGAAATTGGTCAAGTCATTAATATTGAAAAAGAGGACACAAATATTCATTTTGACATCAAAGCAAATTTAGCAACCGAGCTCAAGATAGATCAAAGTGTTTCACATAACGGGGTTTGTTTAACCGTTGTTTCAGTTGATGCTTCAAAAAACGCTTATCGTGTAACCGCAATAGATGAAACTCTCAACAAAACCAATTTAGGAACTTTAAAAGAAGGAGGTTATTTAAACTTAGAACGCGGGATGAAACTTAATTCTCGTCTTGACGGTCATATAGTTCAAGGTCATATTGACCAAGTCGCAACTTGCATTGAAGCTGATGAACAAAATGGCAGTTGGATATATCGGTTTGAATATGATATCGAACAGAAAAACCTTACCATAGAAAAAGGTTCAATCACTATCAACGGCGTGAGTTTGACAGTCGTCGATAGCGATATCAATACCTTTAGCGTCGCTATTATACCTTATACTTATGAGCACACAACTTTTAAATATATAGAAAAAGGCGATACTGTAAATTTAGAATTTGATGTGATTGGGAAGTATGTTAAAAAATTAGTGCTACTAAAATAA
- the rpmF gene encoding 50S ribosomal protein L32 — MAHPKRKTSKTRRDKRRTHIKAEMPQIGTDPTISEAHLYHRAHWHEGKLYYRGQVLIDNTEDVGIE, encoded by the coding sequence ATGGCACATCCTAAAAGAAAAACATCAAAAACGCGTAGAGATAAAAGACGCACGCATATTAAAGCCGAAATGCCTCAAATTGGCACAGATCCAACTATCAGTGAAGCACATCTTTACCACAGAGCACATTGGCACGAGGGTAAATTATACTACAGAGGACAAGTTTTAATTGACAATACCGAAGATGTTGGAATAGAGTAA